A segment of the Panacibacter ginsenosidivorans genome:
GCACATATTTCTTCTACTTTAGCATCGTCCAATGCAAGTACTGCAGCCATGGCAGAAGGAGTTACATCACATGCTTTTTGCATAGCGCCAGCACGAATGCTTACCAGTTTTAATGCGTCCTCAAAACCCAGGGTGTTGTTAGCTACCAATGCAGAGAATTCTCCAAGCGAGTGGCCAGCTACCATATCCGGTGTTGGAGTATCCAGCGTTTTATAAGCAACTACCGAATGTAAAAAAACCGCAGGCTGAGTTACGTTTGTCTGTTTCAATGCTTCATCTGTTCCGCCAAACATAATATCGCTGATACGGAAACCCAGTATATCGTTTGCATTTTCAAATAATTGCTTTGCCGTTTCATTTGACCCGTAGAGGTTTTTTCCCATGCCACTAAATTGTGCGCCCTGGCCCGGAAATATATATGCATGTTTACTCATAAAAAATATTTGAAGCGTCAAAAATAAAAGGTTTGACTGTATAAACAATCAAACCTTTTTATAACTGCTATGCATGTTGAATAAAGTTATAAACGCACAAGTGAGTGACACAACCAAAGCTTTATAGCAATAAAGCAGCTTGTCAAAAAAAACTAACTAAGATCTGCACTAATCAATTTTACAAACTCGCTGCGTGTGGTATCTTTTTCAAACTCACCATAAAAAGCAGAAGTAGTGGTAACAGAATTTTGTTTTTGTACACCGCGCATCATCATACATAAATGTTTGGCTTCAATTACCACCGCAACGCCAAGCGGGTTAAGACTTTCGCGAATTGCATCCATGATTTGTACGGTTAAACGTTCCTGCACCTGCAGCCTGCGGGAAAACACATCTACTACTCTTGCAATTTTACTAAGACCGGTTATCCATCCGTTTGGAATGTAGGCAATATGTGCCTTTCCAATGAAAGGCAACATGTGATGTTCGCACATACTGTATAGCTCAATATCTTTTACGATCACCATCTCACTTACCGTTTCATGAAACTTTGCAGAATTAATGATATCAATCGCATTCATCTGGTAGCCCTGCGTTAAATACTGCATGGCTTTTGCAATGCGCTCAGGTGTTTTTTGCAAGCCTTCTCTTTCGGAATCTTCTCCCAACAATCCCAAAACGTTTTTATAATTGTCTATTAATTGTGCCGTCGTCTTTTCGTCGTATTGTTCAGTTTTTTTATAAGCCATCGTTTTATATTTTAGTATTTTTTTTGAAACAGACTTTTACATAAATAATTTAAGCTTCCGTTGCGTCGCACTCTTGTACGTTCTGTAAATATTTCGGCAATTGAGGCTGCTTATTTTTTATTAGTCAGACCGGGTACTCTACAAAATTTCTTGGTGTTTCATATAAACGAACCTGCAGGTCAAACCTTGAATCAATCTTTGCACGCAGTAATTCATAGATTACCACAACAATGTTTTCTGCAGTAGGGTTGAGGTATTTGAATTCTTCGGTATCAAGGTTTAAATTTTTATGATCAAAGCGTTCCAGCACAGTTGCGTTGATGATGTTGCTGAGTTCTTTCATGTCCATAACATAACCGGTGCGCTCATCAGGTTCGCCAACAAGTTTTACTTCCAGTTCATAATTATGGCCATGATAATTTGGATTGTTGCATTTGCCAAAAACCTTATCGTTCATTTCATCTGTCCAATCCGGGTTATGCAAGCGGTGTGCGGCATTGAAATGTTCTTTCCTGTATACAGCTACTTTCTTACTCATAGAAGATTCAAATTAAGAAAGTTCTGAGTTAGCGAAACCAGAAATTTCTTATTTCATAAATATGGAGTATAACAACAGTAATATTGGTAAAATGTTTTAATCGCCAAAATATTCTACATAAATGCGTGGTGTTTCGTAAAGTTTAACGCAATGCAATTGCACATTTTGTGGAAGATTTGGTGTCAGTTGATTCCAGATACCGATAGCAAGATTTTCTGTACTGCACATTTTACCCTTCAGGAATTCAACATCAAGGTTTAGATTTTTGTGATCCACTTTTACGATCACATGTTCTTTGATGATCAGTTTCAGTTTCTTTACATCCATCAAAAATCCGGTTTCCTGGTTGGGGTCGCCTTTAATAGTTACATACAAATCAAAATTATGTCCATGCCAGTTTTCATTGGCACAGGCCCCGAACATTTCTTCGTTCTTTTCCTTGCTCCAGTCCGGGTTGTATAACTTATGGGCTGCATTAAAATGTTCTAATCTTGTAAGGTAAACCATCTCGCTCTTTCAAAAATTTCCGCAAAGGTAAGGCAAGAGAAGTAAATAGAACAGCGGTACAAAGATCAAATAAGACCTGAGGCTTCATACCGCTGAGTAAAGATGAAACAGTATAAATGTGCGACGCAACGATGTTTAATAGCAGTATTGGGGTCGGGAACAAAAAAATTATTTTGGCTGCATCCAAACCAGGCTCATGCCTTTATTTTTTCCACCAAGCTGAAGTTTTATTGTTGCAAGGATATTCTTTTCCTTATTATAGTCACATTCACTGAAAAGACAGAGGGTGTGTCCTTTTTCAGGCTCTCCAAAAAAATATTTTCGGTGCAATACAACATCTTTTCCCTGTAGTTCAAAAGTGTAAGCATCACATTCACCAACACCAATAACCCTCGATACTTTTCCTTTTTGTATGCGTTCTTCATTTTCCTGCAAATCATTCATAAACACGTATGGTTTACCATTCATTGTGATGTATAAAAATTCTTTATACTGGTTACCTGCTTTTAGAATGGTAGCACCGCCTTCGCTGCCGCCATAAAAATTATTATTGTAATGATCTTTGGGTATAAGATAGCTGCTGGTTTCTTTACCATCTTTATCAAACAGAGAAACAGCTAAATTGCCATATTGATAGGAGGTGGAAACGTAATTACTTCCACTTCTTGTGATTGTTGTCTGCTCTTCAAATACAACGGAAAAACTGCCATCATCATAAGCCGAAAACATAACAGGCATTCCACTGAATGCGTTTTTGTTACCAAATAATTCAGCTGATGTTGCATATACTTCTTTCGGAAATAGGTCCTGTGACTTTTTTACCTTGCCTGTTTCCGGGTCTAAGAAATACAGGTACGCTGTGTATCCTGATTTGTTTTCCCGCTCAACACCAATTACCATTATATCTTTCGTTATCGGGTTGTAGTTCATCAGGGTTCTGCCAAGATTAACATTTTTTGCAAACTGTAATTGTTTTTGTGTTACGGTTGTATCTCCCTTATTTAGAGTAGTAAGCAACACAGCAGTTTCATTTGGGTCTCCGCTTGCTTTTGTATTATAACCACGTGCCAGCATAATAAGTTTCCCGTCTCTCATCATCACACTACCGTAAGTCATGTATTTATATTTTTCACCGGGAGATTTTACATAGGCCCTGCTGAGTTCTTTGTGGTCTGATCCATACATTACAAGCTGAATGCGCTTGTTCCTGTCAGATTCGAGAGTATTAAATATTACAACGGTGTAAACGTCATATGTCGGGTCTTTAATTACATCAAAACCGGGCTCTTCAAGATTAGCCAGTGCCATTCCATAAGCTTTCCCAAGTGAAACCCTGCCTATATTAAACAGTTCTTCCTGTTTTTTAATGGTTCCTGTATTGCCATCCATGATGATGCGTATCAGCGAAGGCTCTCTGTCGTCCACGCTCATAATAAATATTACCACATCGCCATTCATTTCAAAAATATCATTGATTGTGGCTCTTTTTGCTTTGCCTATATCTGGTTTGACTGTTGTTGAAACCTTTTCTTTATGGGCAGCATCATAAATATGCAGCTCAATTTCTTTTTTATCATCAATGAGCATAAAAAATGTATTGCCATTTTTTAACTGCATTAATTTGGCTAAGCCATCTTCTGCTTCTTTAAATACGGAGGTTTCTGCAATGGTAGTAAACTGGGCATGTAAAACGGAACAGAGTAAAAATGAAAATATAACGAGTACCTGCTTTTTCATGAAAGAGATTTAAAGTTGAAAATTAAAGTTATGTTTTAAAAGCATATCTGAAAGCGTTAAAAATATAGATTTTGCTATAACTTTTTCTTTCAACAAAAGAAATTTTCCTGAAATAAATATTAAAATCAAATAATTTTTTTAAACATTTTTGAGTTGCGCCTTATTTAATTTTTTCAAGAAAGGCAGGCAACATTCTTCCCGGCAAAAATTGCTTATTAAGTTGTTCATTTATTTTTCCCACAAAATGTTGTGATATACTCCAGTTCATTGGTATGCGGTCTGCTTCATTTTTTACATCTAATGAATCGTACAGCCCAACATCAATATAACTTACCGTATCCTTATTGATCTCTTTCAGGTAATTCTTTAAGCGGATGTTATTTACAGATGTCTGCGATTCATAAGATCCCATAAGTGTAAGAATGGGTGCCATCAGATCGTTTTGTAATGGGGGAACATTGTTTGTTTTGCCTGTTGAAACAGGCGAGTTCATAGCATGTATTACATAAAATTTTAGTTTACTGTAACGTTCTTTAGTTTTTGTATCAAGCAAAGCTGTATCACTTATTAAATCATGTAAATACAATATAGTTTCGTGTACAAAACCAGCGCCTGAGTTATCAAAATAGCCACCATCAACAAAATAATGAAAGATAGAATCGTTTTCAGCAATACGTCCTGCAGGACTTATATATGGAAACCTTGCACCAAGAATAGTAGCCGTACTTAACTGCATACTCTTACCGGATGGAAGGAGTGAAAGCACATCCATTTTTCTGCCGTAAATCGAATCATTAATTTTAACAGTGGAGATAACTGCAGGCGTTGCATCCTGCATATGTGTAGTGTTGATGCACAAAATGGGTAATGCATATATTAGTGCGGTGTCACCTATATAATCAATAAGATCATCCGCCATAGCGCCCTTTAATTCTCCGATACCACCTTCATTCATGGCAACACGCAATGCATCGGCACGATCCGTTCCAAACACAGGCAACAAAAAACGTAATACATCAGGGCCCAGCATACGTGCAAGCGTGTAAGTAAGAAAATCAGCACTCAGGTAATCACGCACTGTTTGTAACAAACTATCAGCAGGTGGTGCCTGGTTATTGTAGCGTTTTTTTAGTAATGCATAATAGGCGGCGTTACCAACACTGCCACCCGATGCAACGGAAAGACAAAAAAGATGTTGAGAAAATTTCAGCTTACTTTTTTCATCAAGAGATGAAAGTATAGAAGCCGTCCAGTAACCGCTTCGTGAAGCACCTCCATCTGCCAGTATAAAAACAACGGGATACGCAGCGCTGCTATCTATGGCATTCGCATGGCTTGCCATCCAGTGTGTGAAATATGTTTTTATATCAGGCCGGTTTGTAAAAACTTCCTGAGATTTTGCATTGTCAGTAAGCATAACCTTATGCGGCTCCAGGAAATTAAACATCCCTTCTATTATTGCAATAACAAGAAAAAGAAAATGAAAATTTATTTTTTTGGCTACAGATAAAACTGATACGCCGGAAAAAACCAATACCAGCACACCAAAAGCAAGCATTACAAATGTAAGGCTGCCAATAAGCAGAGACCATTGCAGGGAGCCTATCGCAAAACTGTAGATAGTTAGTGCAGCAATACCTATAAACATAAAGGTTATCAGTAGCGCTTTTTCTTTGTAAGGAATATTGGCAAAGTACATGAACTTTAAGAGAAGGTTATTGCCGGTTGTAATGCCGCAGTTTTGTTTCCATTGTTCAAAGCCCGCATTTCCTTGTTTATTATTGTTATTAAGCCTTGGCAGTTCTGTCATATCTCTTATGTTTCGCCTTATAATAACTACAAAAAGGAAAATAGCCTGGATAACTATTAAAGAAATGATCAACAGCCACACATTGCATATAAGAAAGTTGATTATTATTAATGCTAAAACAACAATGCCTGCTGCGCCCAGAAGTTTTATCCTTAGAGGTTTCTTATTTTCATCATTTGTTTCAAAAAGTTTTTCACGAAGTTTTTTTGTCATACTGTATTGAACTACATAGAGTACAGAAACAAGTAATAGCAACAGGTAAGATATGGTGCCACTTATATTTGGCGACGATGCTGCACCCGGCCAGTAAACCAGTTTTAATAAACCTATCCATATAAGCGCGAAAATAATATAGCCGAAAAAGCGTGGCATATTGAATATCAGTTGCAGGTAAACAGGAAATTCTTTTTGTTTATTATTCTGCGAAACATTTTTTGCAAGTATGTAAATGATCTCTGTTTTCCGGTAGATAAGAATTCTGCCGGAATACCATGTTACAAGCACGTAAAATAAAAGTGCCAGTAAGAAGAATCCAGCTACCCAATCTTTTTCAAGAGCAGTTATTAAAATGTCTTTTCCCTGTGTAAGCACCCAGAAAACCTGCCATGTAATTACAATAAAAACCGCTGAAGGAAACAACAGGAAAATTGTTTTAAGAACGTAGGAGAGTTGTTGCAAAAAACCTTTTGGTTCAAACAGCAGGGGAGAGGATATGTTCATAAAGCGTGTTTGTATAAATATAATCGTTGTGGTTCGTTTTTGCAATAGCGCAGAATACAAAGACCTTTGAAGATCTTGGTGAAGAATTGTTTTACCAGCTTTCGTTCTCATGGCATCGCCGGTTGTGTCACTCACTTGTACTGTTGAATACATGTCAGCAGAGTCAGAAAGACTATAACTTTA
Coding sequences within it:
- a CDS encoding 6-pyruvoyl trahydropterin synthase family protein; amino-acid sequence: MSKKVAVYRKEHFNAAHRLHNPDWTDEMNDKVFGKCNNPNYHGHNYELEVKLVGEPDERTGYVMDMKELSNIINATVLERFDHKNLNLDTEEFKYLNPTAENIVVVIYELLRAKIDSRFDLQVRLYETPRNFVEYPV
- a CDS encoding 6-pyruvoyl trahydropterin synthase family protein, whose protein sequence is MVYLTRLEHFNAAHKLYNPDWSKEKNEEMFGACANENWHGHNFDLYVTIKGDPNQETGFLMDVKKLKLIIKEHVIVKVDHKNLNLDVEFLKGKMCSTENLAIGIWNQLTPNLPQNVQLHCVKLYETPRIYVEYFGD
- the folE gene encoding GTP cyclohydrolase I FolE, producing the protein MAYKKTEQYDEKTTAQLIDNYKNVLGLLGEDSEREGLQKTPERIAKAMQYLTQGYQMNAIDIINSAKFHETVSEMVIVKDIELYSMCEHHMLPFIGKAHIAYIPNGWITGLSKIARVVDVFSRRLQVQERLTVQIMDAIRESLNPLGVAVVIEAKHLCMMMRGVQKQNSVTTTSAFYGEFEKDTTRSEFVKLISADLS